In a single window of the Nocardioides massiliensis genome:
- a CDS encoding AMP-dependent synthetase/ligase encodes MREYATPLSPVHTAAIPSTGSLTDDLVTNAQQHPDAVLYARPAADGWSDVTAAEFHEQVRAVAKGLLAAGVEEGDRVGLISKTRYEWTLLDYAIWYAGAVTVPIYETSSAHQIRWILSDSGAVAVITENADHRGRVGEVRADLEDLSHVWTIDDRAVEVLTALGTDVDDDVLDARRAAVTPLSVATLIYTSGTTGDPKGCMLTHGNFAFELGVAVHELQELFGNGDAPDGEQQSTLLFLPLAHVFARIIQIGCMKARVRMGHSADVSQLLPALASFRPSFLLAVPRVFEKVFNGASQRATADGRGAIFDRAAETAIAWSRADEAGKVGLRLRAKHALFDKLVYGKLRQALGGRCDYAISGGAPLGERLGHFFRGIGLTVLEGYGLSETTAALTVNLPGALKIGSVGRPLPGTAVRVAEDGELLFRGGQVFSGYWNNEAATREALDSDGWFRTGDVGEVDSDGFVRITGRKKEIIVTAGGKNVAPAVLEDRVRAHPLVSQCLVVGDGRPFIGALITLDEEGVTAWAEQHGRKGDVGALANDPDLRTEIDAAVAEANKAVSKAESIRKHRILEADWTEEAGYVTPSLKLKRTAVMRDFTDEVEALYN; translated from the coding sequence GTGCGCGAGTACGCCACCCCCCTGTCCCCCGTCCACACGGCGGCGATCCCGTCGACCGGGAGCCTCACCGACGACCTGGTGACCAACGCGCAGCAGCATCCGGACGCCGTGCTCTATGCCCGGCCCGCCGCGGACGGGTGGAGCGACGTCACCGCGGCCGAGTTCCACGAGCAGGTGCGGGCGGTCGCGAAGGGCCTCCTCGCGGCGGGTGTCGAGGAGGGCGACCGGGTCGGGTTGATCTCCAAGACCCGCTACGAGTGGACCCTGCTCGACTACGCGATCTGGTACGCCGGCGCGGTGACCGTGCCGATCTACGAGACCTCTTCGGCGCACCAGATCCGGTGGATCCTGTCGGACTCCGGTGCGGTCGCGGTGATCACGGAGAACGCCGACCACCGCGGCCGGGTCGGCGAGGTGCGCGCCGACCTCGAGGACCTCTCGCACGTCTGGACGATCGACGACCGGGCCGTGGAGGTGCTGACCGCGCTCGGGACCGACGTCGACGACGACGTCCTCGACGCACGCCGCGCCGCTGTGACGCCGCTGTCGGTCGCGACGCTGATCTACACCTCCGGCACGACCGGCGACCCCAAGGGCTGCATGCTCACGCACGGCAACTTCGCCTTCGAGCTCGGGGTGGCGGTCCACGAGCTGCAGGAGCTGTTCGGCAACGGCGATGCGCCCGACGGTGAGCAGCAGTCGACGTTGCTCTTTCTGCCGCTGGCTCACGTCTTCGCTCGGATCATCCAGATCGGCTGCATGAAGGCGCGCGTGCGGATGGGCCACTCGGCCGACGTGAGCCAGCTGCTGCCTGCGCTGGCGAGCTTCCGCCCGTCGTTCCTGCTGGCGGTGCCGCGGGTGTTCGAGAAGGTCTTCAACGGCGCCTCGCAGCGCGCGACCGCCGACGGTCGCGGGGCGATCTTCGACCGGGCCGCCGAGACCGCCATCGCCTGGTCGCGCGCCGACGAGGCCGGCAAGGTCGGGCTGCGGCTGCGCGCCAAGCACGCGCTCTTCGACAAGCTCGTCTACGGCAAGCTGCGCCAGGCGCTGGGCGGTCGCTGCGACTACGCCATCTCCGGTGGCGCGCCGCTCGGTGAGCGCCTGGGCCACTTCTTCCGCGGCATCGGGCTCACTGTCCTCGAGGGCTACGGCCTCAGCGAGACCACCGCGGCGCTGACGGTCAACCTGCCCGGGGCGCTGAAGATCGGGTCCGTCGGCCGGCCGCTGCCCGGCACCGCCGTACGTGTGGCCGAGGACGGGGAGCTGCTCTTCCGCGGTGGCCAGGTGTTCTCCGGCTACTGGAACAACGAGGCCGCGACCCGCGAGGCCCTCGACTCCGACGGCTGGTTCCGCACCGGCGACGTCGGCGAGGTCGACTCCGACGGCTTCGTCCGGATTACCGGGCGCAAGAAGGAGATCATCGTGACCGCCGGCGGCAAGAACGTCGCCCCGGCCGTGCTCGAGGACCGCGTGCGCGCCCACCCGCTCGTCAGTCAGTGTCTGGTCGTCGGCGACGGCCGCCCGTTCATCGGCGCCCTGATCACCCTCGACGAGGAGGGCGTGACCGCCTGGGCGGAGCAGCACGGACGCAAGGGTGACGTGGGGGCACTTGCCAACGACCCCGACCTGCGCACCGAGATCGACGCCGCGGTCGCCGAGGCCAACAAGGCCGTCTCCAAGGCGGAGTCGATCCGCAAGCACCGCATCCTCGAGGCCGACTGGACGGAGGAGGCCGGCTACGTCACCCCGAGCCTGAAGCTCAAGCGGACCGCGGTCATGCGCGACTTCACCGATGAGGTCGAGGCGCTCTACAACTGA
- a CDS encoding HNH endonuclease signature motif containing protein, producing the protein MNSQHPITDSLAVLHAALDQVGVAQAWALPPEAKKQVLRDLARAEARVTAMKLQVLALSADLAEESGDKDAGSWLARDQRLERRNARLDDKLASALDTRWHHLTDAFTAGVVNLDQVRVIARALDELVEGDDDLDPELVQRAERTLVDHAAKFGPYELRILGRRILEHLDPHGTQARDERRLRDAEAHANKTQRLSWRSLGDGTTRLTGVIGDDVAHRLETILNAFAQPRKQAAAADGKLIPRPRLMALAFRDLLERLDPTRIPDHGGDATTVIVTITLHELREGLGKAGLGFDPDGDDTHITPEHARRLACQAQIIPAVLGEAGEILDLGRASRLHTPAMRKAIRLRDKTCRADGCDIPATWCEIHHLIPWSEGGKTSVKDGVALCSHHHHIVHDPAFDHERHPDGSFRFYRRR; encoded by the coding sequence ATGAACAGTCAACACCCCATCACCGACAGCCTCGCCGTGCTGCACGCCGCACTCGACCAGGTCGGGGTCGCCCAAGCCTGGGCACTACCGCCCGAGGCCAAGAAGCAGGTCCTGCGCGACCTCGCCCGCGCCGAAGCCCGCGTGACCGCGATGAAGCTGCAGGTCCTCGCCCTCTCCGCCGACCTGGCCGAGGAATCCGGCGACAAGGACGCCGGATCCTGGCTGGCCCGCGACCAACGCCTCGAACGCCGCAACGCCCGCCTCGACGACAAACTCGCCAGCGCCCTCGACACCCGCTGGCACCACCTCACCGACGCCTTTACCGCCGGCGTCGTGAATCTCGACCAGGTCCGGGTCATCGCCCGCGCACTCGACGAGCTCGTCGAGGGCGACGACGACCTCGACCCCGAACTGGTGCAGCGCGCCGAACGCACCCTGGTCGACCATGCGGCGAAGTTCGGACCGTACGAGCTGCGCATCCTCGGGCGCCGGATCCTCGAACACCTCGACCCCCATGGCACCCAGGCCCGCGACGAACGCCGCCTACGCGACGCCGAAGCGCACGCCAACAAGACCCAACGCCTGTCCTGGCGATCGCTCGGTGACGGCACCACCCGCCTCACCGGGGTGATCGGTGACGACGTCGCCCACCGCCTCGAAACCATCCTCAACGCCTTCGCCCAACCCCGCAAACAAGCAGCCGCCGCCGACGGCAAGCTGATCCCCCGCCCCCGGCTCATGGCACTCGCGTTCCGCGACCTCCTCGAACGCCTCGACCCCACCCGCATCCCCGACCACGGCGGAGACGCCACCACCGTCATCGTCACCATCACCCTCCACGAGCTGCGTGAAGGACTCGGCAAAGCCGGGCTCGGGTTCGACCCCGACGGCGACGACACCCACATCACCCCCGAGCACGCCCGCCGCCTGGCCTGCCAGGCACAGATCATCCCCGCGGTCCTCGGCGAAGCCGGCGAGATCCTCGACCTCGGCCGCGCCAGCCGCCTCCACACCCCCGCAATGCGCAAAGCCATCCGGCTCCGCGACAAAACCTGCCGCGCCGACGGCTGCGACATCCCCGCCACCTGGTGCGAAATCCACCACCTCATCCCGTGGAGCGAGGGCGGCAAGACGTCGGTCAAGGACGGCGTCGCGCTCTGCAGCCACCACCACCACATCGTTCACGACCCCGCGTTCGACCACGAGCGACATCCCGACGGCAGCTTCAGGTTCTATCGACGCAGATAG
- a CDS encoding TMEM165/GDT1 family protein: MLSALLLSTVVIFIAELGDKSQLMAMTFATRYRTRDVLIGITAATAVVHLASVGIGFWIGEAFSDYQGWISIGAGIAFIGFALWTLRGDELTEDEAEKAKRSTGKALLAVGVAFFLAELGDKTMLATITLATTENWFGVWIGSTVGMVAADALAIVAGAVLGKRLPENVIKYGAAAAFAVFAVLLIVEGAGQV; the protein is encoded by the coding sequence GTGCTCTCAGCTCTTCTGCTCAGCACCGTGGTGATCTTCATCGCGGAGCTCGGCGACAAGTCCCAGCTGATGGCGATGACCTTCGCCACCCGCTACCGGACCCGCGACGTACTCATCGGCATCACCGCCGCGACGGCGGTGGTCCACCTCGCCTCGGTCGGCATCGGCTTCTGGATCGGCGAGGCGTTCTCCGACTACCAGGGCTGGATCTCGATCGGCGCCGGCATCGCGTTCATCGGCTTCGCCCTGTGGACGCTGCGCGGCGACGAGCTCACCGAGGACGAGGCCGAGAAGGCCAAGCGCAGCACCGGCAAGGCGCTCCTCGCCGTGGGCGTGGCGTTCTTCCTCGCCGAGCTCGGCGACAAGACCATGCTCGCGACGATCACCTTGGCCACCACCGAGAACTGGTTCGGCGTCTGGATCGGCAGCACCGTCGGCATGGTCGCCGCCGATGCCCTGGCGATCGTGGCCGGCGCCGTGCTGGGCAAGCGGCTGCCTGAGAACGTCATCAAGTACGGCGCCGCGGCGGCCTTCGCCGTCTTCGCCGTGCTGCTGATCGTCGAGGGTGCCGGGCAGGTCTGA
- the cpaB gene encoding Flp pilus assembly protein CpaB, with amino-acid sequence MDRRRVLLIVAAAIAAVGTLLVFLYVRSVDERANEQFDAVSVLRAVDVIAAGESIEAAQAAGKLEMGTVSRNAVLDGARTNTDGMTGSVALTTIYPGEQILDSRFGTAAATEVLTIPEGMMAISVNLSDPARVAGFVNPGAEVSIFLTAQNGPQGAYTRMLLPRVTVIGVGTTSVVPTTTTDGSGGQTTEQLPRTLLTLALTQKQAEKVLFGSTSGELAFGLLTEDSEVTPGPGVDVRNLF; translated from the coding sequence ATGGATCGTCGACGAGTCCTCCTCATCGTCGCCGCAGCCATCGCCGCGGTCGGGACCCTGCTGGTGTTCCTCTACGTCCGCAGCGTCGACGAACGCGCCAACGAGCAGTTCGACGCCGTCTCGGTCCTGCGGGCCGTGGACGTGATCGCCGCCGGCGAGTCGATCGAAGCGGCGCAAGCGGCCGGCAAGCTCGAGATGGGGACCGTGAGCCGCAACGCGGTCCTCGACGGTGCCCGGACCAACACCGACGGGATGACCGGCTCGGTGGCGCTCACCACGATCTACCCGGGCGAGCAGATCCTCGACAGCCGGTTCGGCACCGCCGCCGCCACCGAGGTCCTCACCATCCCCGAGGGGATGATGGCGATCTCGGTCAACCTGTCCGACCCCGCCCGCGTCGCCGGCTTCGTCAACCCTGGCGCGGAGGTCTCGATCTTCCTCACCGCGCAGAACGGACCCCAGGGCGCCTACACGCGGATGCTCCTGCCGCGGGTCACCGTCATCGGTGTCGGCACCACCTCGGTCGTCCCGACTACGACCACCGATGGGTCCGGCGGCCAGACCACCGAGCAGCTCCCCCGCACCCTGCTGACCCTCGCGCTGACGCAGAAGCAGGCCGAGAAGGTGCTCTTCGGCTCCACATCCGGCGAGCTCGCCTTCGGTCTGCTGACCGAGGACTCCGAGGTCACCCCCGGCCCGGGCGTCGACGTGCGCAACCTCTTCTGA
- a CDS encoding AAA family ATPase has translation MPVVVNADTPLPPGVAAALPPRTPTLATAAELSAHMDTHSNVHAVVFGPAVPLDEATDFADSIRIRRPDISVIVVREGVDPDVLSACMDAGVRDVVDTAKPERLAAAVDRAQQVWSAIHGVEASTSPQRGQQVTVFSPKGGVGKTTTAVNLALALSDGGRRRVCLVDLDLAFGDVAITLQLFPHHTIYEAVPVEDHLDFEMLENLLTRHEDSLMVLAAPTQPDAKDRIRASLVGRVLRTLKDNFDYVVVDTAPSFEEHVLQAFDETDECVLVATLDVPTLKNVKIAMETLDLLQVAPGHRWLVLNRADAEVGLSVDKVESILGLPVTVSLPTAVEVASATNSGRPILLSHPGHPVSKELKTFADRLVGAPTVDADAPAAAADTKPRRFARSRR, from the coding sequence ATGCCTGTCGTCGTCAACGCCGACACCCCGCTGCCGCCGGGGGTGGCCGCGGCCCTCCCCCCGCGCACCCCCACCCTCGCCACCGCCGCGGAGCTGTCCGCCCACATGGACACCCACAGCAACGTGCACGCCGTGGTGTTCGGGCCCGCCGTACCCCTCGACGAGGCGACCGACTTCGCCGACAGCATCCGGATCCGCCGACCCGATATCTCCGTGATCGTCGTGCGCGAGGGCGTCGACCCCGACGTGCTGAGTGCGTGCATGGACGCCGGCGTACGCGACGTGGTGGACACCGCGAAGCCCGAACGGCTCGCCGCGGCCGTCGACCGCGCCCAGCAGGTCTGGTCCGCGATCCACGGCGTGGAGGCGTCGACCTCCCCGCAGCGCGGTCAGCAGGTCACGGTCTTCTCCCCCAAAGGCGGCGTCGGCAAGACCACGACCGCGGTCAACCTGGCGCTCGCGCTGTCCGACGGCGGCCGTCGCCGCGTCTGCCTGGTCGACCTCGACCTCGCCTTCGGCGACGTCGCCATCACCCTGCAGCTGTTCCCCCACCACACGATCTACGAGGCGGTCCCGGTCGAGGACCACCTCGACTTCGAGATGCTGGAGAACCTGCTGACCCGCCACGAGGACTCCCTCATGGTGTTGGCGGCGCCGACCCAGCCCGACGCCAAGGACCGGATCCGCGCGAGCCTCGTGGGCCGGGTGCTGCGGACGCTGAAGGACAACTTCGACTACGTCGTCGTCGATACCGCGCCGAGCTTCGAGGAGCACGTGCTGCAGGCCTTCGACGAGACCGACGAGTGCGTCCTGGTCGCCACGCTCGATGTTCCGACGCTGAAGAACGTCAAGATCGCGATGGAGACCCTCGACCTGCTGCAGGTTGCGCCGGGTCATCGCTGGCTCGTGCTCAACCGGGCCGATGCCGAGGTGGGCCTGAGCGTCGACAAGGTCGAGTCCATCCTCGGCCTGCCAGTCACGGTCAGCCTGCCGACCGCGGTGGAGGTCGCCAGCGCCACCAACTCCGGGCGACCGATCCTGCTCTCCCACCCCGGCCACCCGGTGAGCAAGGAGCTGAAGACGTTCGCCGACCGCCTCGTCGGCGCGCCCACCGTCGACGCTGACGCGCCTGCAGCGGCTGCCGACACCAAGCCCCGTCGATTCGCCCGTTCCCGGAGGTAG
- a CDS encoding CpaF family protein → MSTLSERLAAAQRPQAPDPEPALSTTAGKRRAPVPPDSDRFEELKSGVHKELLQQLGPQLYDADMPQSELDDRVRNALSDVMGRSNQPLTAADRGRITQEIIDDILGYGPIEPFLRDPDLTEVMVNGHADIWIERAGRLERVDARFNDEAHLRRTIDKIVSRIGRRVDESSPMVDARLPDGSRVNAVVPPLAIDGSALTIRKFSADPLTADDLISFGSLSQRTADFLEACVRGRLNVIVSGSTGAGKTTTLNVLSSFIPHDERIVTIEDAAELQLHQEHVVRLESRPANIEGKGAVTIRDLVRNSLRMRPDRIVIGEVRDASALDLLQAMNTGHDGSLATLHSNGPRDTLSRLETMVLMAGMDLPIRAIREQVASAVDLIVHQTRFRDGSRHITHITEVERMEGDIITLQDVFVYDHGAGFDAEGRSLGRLRGTGLRPKFLDKLAQYNVTVDPMIFATDPR, encoded by the coding sequence GTGAGCACCCTCAGCGAGCGCCTCGCGGCCGCGCAGCGCCCCCAAGCCCCGGACCCCGAGCCCGCGCTCTCCACCACAGCCGGCAAGCGCCGCGCGCCCGTGCCCCCGGACAGCGACCGGTTCGAGGAGCTCAAGAGCGGCGTACACAAGGAGCTGCTCCAGCAGCTCGGACCGCAGCTGTACGACGCCGACATGCCGCAGTCGGAGCTCGACGACCGGGTGCGCAACGCGCTCAGCGACGTGATGGGCCGGTCCAACCAGCCGCTGACCGCCGCCGACCGTGGGCGCATCACCCAGGAGATCATCGACGACATCCTGGGCTACGGCCCGATCGAGCCCTTCCTGCGCGACCCGGACCTCACCGAGGTCATGGTCAACGGCCACGCCGACATCTGGATCGAGCGCGCTGGCCGGCTGGAGCGGGTCGATGCGCGCTTCAACGACGAGGCACACCTGCGCCGCACGATCGACAAGATCGTCTCCCGCATCGGACGCCGCGTCGACGAGTCGAGCCCCATGGTTGACGCACGTCTGCCCGACGGCAGCCGCGTCAACGCGGTCGTGCCGCCGCTGGCCATCGACGGCTCGGCGCTGACGATCCGGAAGTTCTCCGCCGACCCGCTGACCGCGGACGACCTGATCTCCTTCGGGTCGCTCTCGCAGCGCACGGCCGACTTCCTGGAGGCCTGCGTGCGGGGACGGCTCAACGTCATCGTCTCCGGCAGCACCGGTGCCGGAAAGACGACGACGCTCAACGTCTTGTCGTCGTTCATTCCCCACGACGAGCGCATCGTGACGATCGAGGACGCCGCCGAGCTGCAGTTGCACCAGGAGCACGTGGTGCGCCTGGAGTCGCGCCCGGCCAACATCGAGGGCAAGGGCGCGGTCACCATCCGCGACCTGGTCCGCAACTCACTGCGCATGCGGCCCGACCGCATCGTCATCGGTGAGGTCCGCGACGCTTCCGCGCTCGACCTGCTGCAGGCCATGAACACCGGTCACGACGGGTCGCTCGCGACGCTGCACTCCAACGGTCCGCGCGACACCCTGTCGCGGCTGGAGACGATGGTGCTGATGGCCGGCATGGACCTGCCCATCCGCGCGATCCGCGAGCAGGTCGCCTCGGCCGTGGACCTAATCGTCCACCAGACCCGCTTCCGCGACGGCAGCCGCCACATCACCCACATCACCGAGGTGGAGCGGATGGAGGGCGACATCATCACGCTGCAGGACGTCTTCGTCTATGACCACGGCGCGGGCTTCGACGCCGAGGGACGCTCCCTCGGCCGTCTGCGCGGCACCGGCCTGCGGCCGAAGTTCCTCGACAAGCTGGCGCAATACAACGTCACCGTCGACCCGATGATCTTCGCGACGGACCCACGATGA
- a CDS encoding type II secretion system F family protein, with product MMLRHLASLLLLLALLGAGAAYAVPTPGLAIDHVEPGDDTVRVLVSVPAGVEVDPATVTVSLDGQELAATAEQTDTGVSVERTTVLAIDTSNSMRGARFAAAKQAASAFLSTVPDDVRVGVVSYAGEVVVAQEPTLDRDATQAVLDGLTLSQGTLLYDGITAALEAAGTEGQRTVLVLSDGRDTSATTVEDAVASIGATDATVDVIALQQRPGAVAVLRSLAEAGNGEVLEAPTPASLTTFFAAASRDLARQVEVRATLPADASREGDLSVTLDGPDGELSARAFAQVRTETAEAEAAPAPAPAAPAPAASGGQIPQPLMLGALVAVGVALAFLIYAAVAGGTEGRRREDLDDQIAAYGAEGTAATGADRTPARSAAASLAPANVFSHAKDATAQALAGNRTLEARIADRLEGAAIGLKPAEWVLLHGGIAVGAAMLGLLLGSGSPVLLVLFGVLGVILPWTYLGIRRSRRRKAFEAGLADTLQLMAGSLQAGLSLTQSVDTIVKEGAEPIAGEFRRVLVENRLGVNLEDALDEVAVRMESKDFAWVVMAVRIQREVGGNLAELLLTVAATLREREYLRRHVSALSAEGRLSAWILGGLPPGFLVYLVAVRGDYVRPLFTDPRGWVMLGLAAVLLGVGTFWMSRVIKVEV from the coding sequence ATGATGCTGCGCCACCTCGCCTCCCTCCTCCTGCTCCTCGCCCTGCTCGGCGCGGGAGCGGCGTACGCCGTACCCACACCGGGGCTGGCGATCGACCACGTCGAGCCCGGCGACGACACCGTGCGCGTGCTCGTGTCCGTGCCTGCTGGGGTCGAGGTCGACCCCGCGACGGTGACGGTCAGCCTCGACGGCCAGGAGCTCGCCGCCACCGCGGAGCAGACCGACACCGGCGTCAGCGTCGAGCGCACCACGGTGCTGGCCATCGACACCAGCAACAGCATGCGCGGCGCACGCTTCGCCGCCGCCAAGCAGGCCGCGTCCGCGTTCCTGTCGACCGTGCCCGACGACGTGCGCGTCGGGGTTGTGTCGTACGCCGGCGAGGTCGTCGTCGCGCAGGAGCCCACGCTCGACCGGGACGCTACACAGGCGGTGCTGGACGGCCTGACGCTGAGCCAGGGCACGTTGCTCTACGACGGCATCACCGCAGCGCTCGAGGCCGCTGGCACGGAGGGACAGCGCACTGTGCTCGTCCTTTCCGACGGCCGCGACACCTCCGCGACCACGGTCGAGGACGCCGTGGCGAGCATCGGCGCCACGGACGCCACGGTCGACGTGATCGCGCTGCAGCAACGCCCCGGAGCCGTCGCCGTCCTGCGCTCGTTGGCGGAGGCCGGCAACGGCGAGGTGCTGGAGGCACCGACGCCGGCCAGCCTGACCACGTTCTTCGCCGCGGCCTCGCGCGACCTGGCCCGCCAGGTCGAGGTGCGCGCGACCCTGCCCGCGGACGCCAGCCGCGAGGGCGACCTCAGCGTCACCCTCGACGGTCCGGACGGCGAGCTGAGCGCGCGTGCGTTCGCCCAGGTGCGTACCGAGACCGCGGAAGCCGAGGCCGCTCCGGCACCTGCCCCGGCGGCACCCGCCCCTGCGGCGAGCGGTGGGCAGATCCCGCAGCCGCTGATGCTCGGTGCGCTCGTCGCGGTGGGCGTCGCGCTCGCCTTCCTCATCTATGCCGCCGTCGCCGGGGGCACGGAGGGCAGGCGGCGCGAGGACCTCGACGACCAGATCGCGGCGTACGGCGCGGAGGGGACGGCTGCCACGGGGGCCGACCGCACCCCCGCGCGGTCCGCCGCAGCGTCACTGGCCCCGGCGAACGTCTTCTCCCATGCCAAGGACGCCACGGCCCAGGCACTGGCCGGCAACCGCACCCTCGAGGCGCGGATCGCCGACCGGCTCGAGGGCGCGGCTATCGGGCTGAAGCCCGCCGAATGGGTGCTCCTGCACGGCGGCATCGCCGTGGGGGCGGCGATGCTCGGGTTGCTGCTCGGCTCCGGCAGCCCGGTGCTGCTCGTGCTCTTCGGCGTGCTCGGGGTGATCCTGCCCTGGACCTACCTCGGCATCCGCCGCTCGCGGCGCCGCAAGGCGTTCGAGGCGGGTCTCGCCGACACCCTGCAGCTGATGGCGGGAAGCCTCCAGGCCGGCCTCTCGCTGACGCAGTCGGTCGACACCATCGTCAAGGAAGGTGCGGAGCCGATCGCCGGCGAGTTCCGGCGGGTGCTGGTGGAGAACCGCCTCGGCGTGAACCTCGAGGACGCGCTCGACGAGGTCGCCGTACGCATGGAGAGCAAGGACTTCGCGTGGGTCGTCATGGCCGTGCGAATCCAGCGCGAGGTCGGCGGCAACCTGGCCGAGCTGCTGCTGACGGTCGCGGCGACGCTGCGGGAGCGGGAGTACCTGCGCCGCCACGTCTCCGCACTGTCCGCGGAGGGCCGGCTGTCGGCATGGATCCTCGGCGGCCTGCCGCCCGGCTTCCTGGTCTACCTCGTCGCCGTGCGCGGTGACTACGTCAGGCCGCTCTTCACCGACCCGCGCGGCTGGGTGATGCTCGGGCTCGCCGCCGTCCTGCTGGGCGTGGGGACCTTCTGGATGTCGCGCGTGATCAAGGTGGAGGTGTGA